The Solibacillus sp. FSL R7-0682 genome includes a window with the following:
- a CDS encoding SDR family oxidoreductase, whose protein sequence is MKLKDKVAIVTGSASGMGKAIAEAYAKEGAKVVVSDLNEAGAKTVADEIIANGGQAFAIATNVAKDEDLTKLFDTTIEQFGQLDILVNNAGIMDGFEPVNEIKDDRWDLIFAVNTTSVMKSMRIATDLFLKQGHGVIINNISAGGLNGGRAGAAYTASKHAVVGLTKNTAFMYSQSGIRCNGIAPGAVMTNIQQSMTNVSQYGAGQQQKGSALIPRVGKPEEIANLAVFLGSEDSSFINGQIITADAGWTTY, encoded by the coding sequence ATGAAATTAAAAGATAAAGTAGCGATCGTAACGGGCTCTGCATCTGGTATGGGGAAAGCGATCGCTGAAGCTTACGCGAAAGAAGGAGCAAAGGTAGTCGTTTCAGATTTAAACGAAGCAGGTGCTAAAACAGTAGCAGATGAAATTATTGCTAACGGAGGTCAAGCATTTGCAATCGCGACAAACGTAGCAAAAGACGAAGATTTAACAAAACTATTCGATACAACAATCGAACAATTTGGTCAATTAGACATTTTAGTAAATAATGCAGGAATTATGGATGGTTTTGAGCCAGTAAATGAAATCAAAGACGATCGTTGGGATTTAATTTTCGCGGTAAACACAACATCAGTCATGAAATCAATGCGTATTGCTACTGACCTATTTTTAAAGCAAGGTCACGGTGTAATTATTAACAATATTTCTGCGGGTGGCTTAAACGGTGGTCGCGCAGGAGCGGCTTATACAGCTTCTAAACATGCTGTTGTTGGGCTAACTAAAAATACAGCATTCATGTACTCACAAAGTGGTATTCGCTGCAATGGTATTGCCCCAGGTGCAGTTATGACAAACATTCAACAATCGATGACAAATGTTAGCCAATATGGCGCAGGTCAACAGCAAAAAGGTTCTGCATTAATTCCACGTGTTGGTAAGCCAGAAGAAATCGCTAACTTAGCAGTATTTTTAGGCTCTGAAGATTCAAGCTTCATTAATGGTCAAATAATTACTGCAGATGCAGGATGGACAACTTACTAA